One Hippoglossus hippoglossus isolate fHipHip1 chromosome 5, fHipHip1.pri, whole genome shotgun sequence genomic window carries:
- the LOC117761261 gene encoding keratin, type II cytoskeletal 8-like isoform X2, whose product MSSYRKSASVQGYGTSSRRSNATPGGSSYTMSKRTSYGVGSAPGASFSSGSAFGFGSSQGGGSYGGFGSSQGGSYGGGMIQPQITAVSVNSSLLAPLNLEIDPNIQVVRTQEKDQIKTLNNRFASFIDKVRFLEQQNKMLETKWSLLQDQTTTRSNIDGMFEAYIANLRRQLDGLGNEKVKLDGELKNMQGLVEDFKIKYEDEINKRAGAENEFVLLKKDVDAAYMNKVELEARADALQDEINFLRAVYEAELRELQGQIKDTSVVVEMDNSRNLDMDSIVAEVRAQYEDIANRSRAEAESWYKQKYEEMASSAGQYGEDLRSTKTEISELNRMISRLQNEIEAVKGQRVNLEAQIAEAEERGELAVTDAKLRIRDLEDALQRAKQDMARQVREYQELMNVKLALDIEIATYRKLLEGEEDRINSGGSTATVHVQQSSAGKCQILNIIIVISDTQSNTPH is encoded by the exons ATGTCCAGCTACAGAAAGTCAGCATCTGTCCAGGGCTACGGAaccagcagcaggaggtccAATGCCACACCAGGCGGCAGCAGCTACACCATGTCGAAGAGAACCAGCTATGGCGTTGGTTCGGCTCCGGGTGCTAGCTTTAGTAGTGGCAGTGCTTTTGGCTTTGGTTCCAGCCAAGGGGGTGGCAGTTATGGTGGCTTTGGTTCCAGCCAAGGGG GCAGTTATGGCGGTGGTATGATCCAACCACAGATCACCGCTGTCAGTGTCAACTCGAGCCTGCTGGCCCCACTGAACCTGGAGATTGACCCCAACATCCAGGTTGTCCGCACCCAGGAGAAGGACCAGATCAAGACCCTCAACAACCGCTTCGCCTCCTTCATCGACAAG GTCAGATTCTTGGAGCAGCAGAACAAGATGCTGGAGACCAAATGGAGCCTCCTGCAGGACCAGACCACCACCCGCTCCAACATCGACGGCATGTTCGAGGCCTACATCGCCAACCTGCGCAGACAGCTCGATGGGCTGGGCAACGAGAAAGTCAAGCTGGATGGAGAGCTCAAGAACATGCAAGGCCTGGTTGAGGACTTCAAGATAAA GTATGAGGATGAAATCAACAAGCGTGCAGGTGCAGAGAACGAGTTTGTGCTCCTGAAGAAG GATGTCGATGCTGCCTACATGAACaaggtggagctggaggccaGGGCTGATGCTCTTCAGGATGAGATCAACTTCCTCAGAGCTGTCTATGAGGCT GAGCTTCGCGAGCTGCAGGGCCAGATCAAGGACACCTCTGTCGTTGTGGAGATGGACAACAGCCGTAACCTTGACATGGACTCCATTGTGGCTGAAGTGCGCGCTCAGTATGAAGATATTGCCAACCGCAGCAGAGCTGAAGCAGAGTCCTGGTACAAACAGAAG TACGAGGAGATGGCGTCTTCAGCCGGACAGTATGGTGAGGACCTGCGCTCAACCAAGACTGAGATCTCTGAGCTGAACCGCATGATCTCCCGTCTTCAGAATGAGATCGAGGCTGTCAAAGGACAG AGGGTAAACCTTGAGGCTCAGATCGCAGAGGCCGAGGAACGTGGTGAGCTGGCAGTGACGGACGCCAAGCTCCGCATCAGGGACCTGGAGGATGCTCTGCAGAGAGCCAAGCAGGACATGGCCCGCCAGGTGCGTGAATACCAGGAGCTGATGAACGTCAAGCTGGCCCTGGACATCGAAATCGCCACCTACAGGAAACTgctggaaggagaggaggacag AATCAACAGCGGAGGCTCCACCGCAACCGTTCATGTGCAGCAAAGCTCTGCAGGTAAGTG
- the LOC117761261 gene encoding keratin, type II cytoskeletal 8-like isoform X3 — MSSYRKSASVQGYGTSSRRSNATPGGSSYTMSKRTSYGVGSAPGASFSSGSAFGFGSSQGGGSYGGFGSSQGGGSYGGFGSSQGSYGGGMIQPQITAVSVNSSLLAPLNLEIDPNIQVVRTQEKDQIKTLNNRFASFIDKVRFLEQQNKMLETKWSLLQDQTTTRSNIDGMFEAYIANLRRQLDGLGNEKVKLDGELKNMQGLVEDFKIKYEDEINKRAGAENEFVLLKKDVDAAYMNKVELEARADALQDEINFLRAVYEAELRELQGQIKDTSVVVEMDNSRNLDMDSIVAEVRAQYEDIANRSRAEAESWYKQKYEEMASSAGQYGEDLRSTKTEISELNRMISRLQNEIEAVKGQRVNLEAQIAEAEERGELAVTDAKLRIRDLEDALQRAKQDMARQVREYQELMNVKLALDIEIATYRKLLEGEEDRINSGGSTATVHVQQSSAGNMSGYGSSYGGGQGGGYGGGYGGGYGGGYVSGGTITKSTSTSSSSRRPF; from the exons ATGTCCAGCTACAGAAAGTCAGCATCTGTCCAGGGCTACGGAaccagcagcaggaggtccAATGCCACACCAGGCGGCAGCAGCTACACCATGTCGAAGAGAACCAGCTATGGCGTTGGTTCGGCTCCGGGTGCTAGCTTTAGTAGTGGCAGTGCTTTTGGCTTTGGTTCCAGCCAAGGGGGTGGCAGTTATGGTGGCTTTGGTTCCAGCCAAGGGGGTGGCAGTTATGGTGGCTTTGGTTCCAGCCAAGGCAGTTATGGCGGTGGTATGATCCAACCACAGATCACCGCTGTCAGTGTCAACTCGAGCCTGCTGGCCCCACTGAACCTGGAGATTGACCCCAACATCCAGGTTGTCCGCACCCAGGAGAAGGACCAGATCAAGACCCTCAACAACCGCTTCGCCTCCTTCATCGACAAG GTCAGATTCTTGGAGCAGCAGAACAAGATGCTGGAGACCAAATGGAGCCTCCTGCAGGACCAGACCACCACCCGCTCCAACATCGACGGCATGTTCGAGGCCTACATCGCCAACCTGCGCAGACAGCTCGATGGGCTGGGCAACGAGAAAGTCAAGCTGGATGGAGAGCTCAAGAACATGCAAGGCCTGGTTGAGGACTTCAAGATAAA GTATGAGGATGAAATCAACAAGCGTGCAGGTGCAGAGAACGAGTTTGTGCTCCTGAAGAAG GATGTCGATGCTGCCTACATGAACaaggtggagctggaggccaGGGCTGATGCTCTTCAGGATGAGATCAACTTCCTCAGAGCTGTCTATGAGGCT GAGCTTCGCGAGCTGCAGGGCCAGATCAAGGACACCTCTGTCGTTGTGGAGATGGACAACAGCCGTAACCTTGACATGGACTCCATTGTGGCTGAAGTGCGCGCTCAGTATGAAGATATTGCCAACCGCAGCAGAGCTGAAGCAGAGTCCTGGTACAAACAGAAG TACGAGGAGATGGCGTCTTCAGCCGGACAGTATGGTGAGGACCTGCGCTCAACCAAGACTGAGATCTCTGAGCTGAACCGCATGATCTCCCGTCTTCAGAATGAGATCGAGGCTGTCAAAGGACAG AGGGTAAACCTTGAGGCTCAGATCGCAGAGGCCGAGGAACGTGGTGAGCTGGCAGTGACGGACGCCAAGCTCCGCATCAGGGACCTGGAGGATGCTCTGCAGAGAGCCAAGCAGGACATGGCCCGCCAGGTGCGTGAATACCAGGAGCTGATGAACGTCAAGCTGGCCCTGGACATCGAAATCGCCACCTACAGGAAACTgctggaaggagaggaggacag AATCAACAGCGGAGGCTCCACCGCAACCGTTCATGTGCAGCAAAGCTCTGCAGGTAA
- the LOC117761261 gene encoding keratin, type II cytoskeletal 8-like isoform X1, with amino-acid sequence MSSYRKSASVQGYGTSSRRSNATPGGSSYTMSKRTSYGVGSAPGASFSSGSAFGFGSSQGGGSYGGFGSSQGGGSYGGFGSSQGSYGGGMIQPQITAVSVNSSLLAPLNLEIDPNIQVVRTQEKDQIKTLNNRFASFIDKVRFLEQQNKMLETKWSLLQDQTTTRSNIDGMFEAYIANLRRQLDGLGNEKVKLDGELKNMQGLVEDFKIKYEDEINKRAGAENEFVLLKKDVDAAYMNKVELEARADALQDEINFLRAVYEAELRELQGQIKDTSVVVEMDNSRNLDMDSIVAEVRAQYEDIANRSRAEAESWYKQKYEEMASSAGQYGEDLRSTKTEISELNRMISRLQNEIEAVKGQRVNLEAQIAEAEERGELAVTDAKLRIRDLEDALQRAKQDMARQVREYQELMNVKLALDIEIATYRKLLEGEEDRINSGGSTATVHVQQSSAGKCQILNIIIVISDTQSNTPH; translated from the exons ATGTCCAGCTACAGAAAGTCAGCATCTGTCCAGGGCTACGGAaccagcagcaggaggtccAATGCCACACCAGGCGGCAGCAGCTACACCATGTCGAAGAGAACCAGCTATGGCGTTGGTTCGGCTCCGGGTGCTAGCTTTAGTAGTGGCAGTGCTTTTGGCTTTGGTTCCAGCCAAGGGGGTGGCAGTTATGGTGGCTTTGGTTCCAGCCAAGGGGGTGGCAGTTATGGTGGCTTTGGTTCCAGCCAAGGCAGTTATGGCGGTGGTATGATCCAACCACAGATCACCGCTGTCAGTGTCAACTCGAGCCTGCTGGCCCCACTGAACCTGGAGATTGACCCCAACATCCAGGTTGTCCGCACCCAGGAGAAGGACCAGATCAAGACCCTCAACAACCGCTTCGCCTCCTTCATCGACAAG GTCAGATTCTTGGAGCAGCAGAACAAGATGCTGGAGACCAAATGGAGCCTCCTGCAGGACCAGACCACCACCCGCTCCAACATCGACGGCATGTTCGAGGCCTACATCGCCAACCTGCGCAGACAGCTCGATGGGCTGGGCAACGAGAAAGTCAAGCTGGATGGAGAGCTCAAGAACATGCAAGGCCTGGTTGAGGACTTCAAGATAAA GTATGAGGATGAAATCAACAAGCGTGCAGGTGCAGAGAACGAGTTTGTGCTCCTGAAGAAG GATGTCGATGCTGCCTACATGAACaaggtggagctggaggccaGGGCTGATGCTCTTCAGGATGAGATCAACTTCCTCAGAGCTGTCTATGAGGCT GAGCTTCGCGAGCTGCAGGGCCAGATCAAGGACACCTCTGTCGTTGTGGAGATGGACAACAGCCGTAACCTTGACATGGACTCCATTGTGGCTGAAGTGCGCGCTCAGTATGAAGATATTGCCAACCGCAGCAGAGCTGAAGCAGAGTCCTGGTACAAACAGAAG TACGAGGAGATGGCGTCTTCAGCCGGACAGTATGGTGAGGACCTGCGCTCAACCAAGACTGAGATCTCTGAGCTGAACCGCATGATCTCCCGTCTTCAGAATGAGATCGAGGCTGTCAAAGGACAG AGGGTAAACCTTGAGGCTCAGATCGCAGAGGCCGAGGAACGTGGTGAGCTGGCAGTGACGGACGCCAAGCTCCGCATCAGGGACCTGGAGGATGCTCTGCAGAGAGCCAAGCAGGACATGGCCCGCCAGGTGCGTGAATACCAGGAGCTGATGAACGTCAAGCTGGCCCTGGACATCGAAATCGCCACCTACAGGAAACTgctggaaggagaggaggacag AATCAACAGCGGAGGCTCCACCGCAACCGTTCATGTGCAGCAAAGCTCTGCAGGTAAGTG